AACATTCAGATATGGTGTAGTGTAGAAGGGATTGTCTTGCCAGATAGAATAGGGAATAGTACCAGCTCTGTAACCCGTGTTGTTGTGTTCCCCCAGCTTGAGAACCTTGGCAACTTCATCAAAGCCATCCTGGCCTATGGCATGAAGCCTAATGACATCTTTGAGGCCAACGACCTGTTTGAGAACGGCAACATGACCCAAGTCCAGAGCACATTGCTCTCCCTGGCCAGCATGGTGAGGGGGGGGTACACTTTCCTACATGTTTTCTGTGataatactttttattttttcaaaACATACAAGAAGACATGTTATGGTAATTAGTGTATACTGGGACAGCCtacagtaaagtgttacc
Above is a window of Oncorhynchus nerka isolate Pitt River unplaced genomic scaffold, Oner_Uvic_2.0 unplaced_scaffold_5087, whole genome shotgun sequence DNA encoding:
- the LOC135566412 gene encoding calponin-3-like → MQKEEELRFWIEEVTGMAIGENFQKGLKDGIILGELINKLQPGSIKKINHSQLNWHKLENLGNFIKAILAYGMKPNDIFEANDLFENGNMTQVQSTLLSLASMVRGGYTFLHVFCDNTFYFFKTYKKTCYGN